From a single Miscanthus floridulus cultivar M001 chromosome 8, ASM1932011v1, whole genome shotgun sequence genomic region:
- the LOC136473777 gene encoding mitochondrial aspartate-glutamate transporter AGC1-like has translation MNSTRRASKAAKSTINYHRFSLDEHHLFEPDALITKERDANHQSSQSSQSCRTYACRRLTTPQFVSALAGIWNLVGQPESSGTTQRSEIHGTSSREDHVCFSRDQQGNILTPCYVESSSGLRSQNCLSTPKKIYEDLISVKKMLMLTPFNSVIGASSTWRHMSTNKVGGAHYLHCGNIYSMLTEKIGTSQSSKRSMCEETYACSTNMDIRDDSYLNQTRSTPDELFTISNEEASSTHDRESSQHNTECNLEIFQEENIFLACPVHEMEIGKDTRKMPGNQIFSKACTDVQLDESKHMSCLVGDTVVLNSENADERACRDDVCLQLSVDKCSQELQPSFQHRFDGAVTVNRHAVAGALAGTAVSVSLHPIDTVKTIIQANSCGQSSVYHTLRRTLVERGVLGLYGGLASKLACSAPISAIYTLTYETVKGALLPVFPKEYHSIAHCAAGGCSSIATSFVFTPSECIKQQMQVGSHYQNCWNALVGCLKKGGIASLYAGWGAVLCRNIPHSIVKFYAYESLKQSLLKSAPDSAKLNSGQTLLCGGFAGSTAALCTTPFDVVKTRVQLQALSPVSKYDGVVHALKEIFRHEGLCGLYRGLTPRLAMYMSQGAIFFTSYEFLNTLMFPEPKKEVPARSF, from the exons ATGAACTCAACACGCCGAGCTTCAAAAGCGGCAAAGTCAACAATCAATTACCACAGGTTTTCATTAGATGAGCACCACTTATTTGAGCCAGATGCTTTGATTACTAAGGAGCGAGAtgccaatcatcaatcaagccaAAGTTCTCAATCTTGCAGAACATATGCTTGCAGAAGATTGACCACTCCCCAGTTTGTATCTGCATTGGCTGGAATCTGGAATCTTGTTGGCCAGCCTGAATCATCTGGCACAACTCAAAGATCTGAGATTCATGGGACTTCGAGTAGGGAAGACCATGTGTGCTTTAGCAGGGATCAACAAGGAAATATACTGACACCTTGCTATGTGGAAAGCTCAAGTGGTTTGAGATCTCAAAACTGTTTGTCTACACCTAAAAAAATTTATGAGGATCTTATTTCGGTAAAGAAGATGTTGATGCTGACACCATTCAATAGCGTTATTGGTGCATCATCCACATGGAGGCATATGTCCACAAATAAGGTTGGAGGTGCACATTATTTGCACTGTGGAAATATATACTCTATGCTAACTGAAAAGATTGGGACTTCTCAGAGTAGCAAAAGAAGCATGTGTGAGGAAACTTATGCTTGTTCCACCAATATGGACATTAGGGACGATAGCTATTTGAATCAAACAAGAAGCACGCCTGACGAGCTATTTACTATCTCAAATGAAGAAGCTAGCAGTACACATGATCGTGAAAGTTCTCAACACAATACTGAATGTAATCTAGAAATTTTCCaagaagaaaatatttttttagcTTGCCCAGTGCACGAAATGGAAATTGGCAAAGACACGAGGAAAATGCCAGGAAATCAGATTTTCAGTAAGGCATGCACAGATGTTCAGCTTGACGAATCGAAACACATGTCTTGTCTGGTGGGTGATACTGTTGTCCTCAATTCAGAAAATGCAGATGAACGTGCTTGTAGAGATGATGTGTGTCTGCAGCTTTCTGTAGACAAGTGTTCACAAGAGCTCCAACCATCTTTTCAGCATCGATTTGATGGTGCTGTTACCGTAAACAGGCATGCTGTGGCAGGAGCATTAGCTGGGACAGCAGTCAGTGTTTCTTTGCATCCAATTGATACTGTGAAAACGATAATTCAGGCTAACAGTTGTGGACAAAGTTCAGTCTACCATACACTAAGGCGCACCCTTGTTGAGAGAG GCGTTCTGGGGCTATATGGAGGACTTGCTAGCAAACTTGCTTGTTCTGCGCCAATTTCTGCAATTTATACTTTAACTTACGAAACAGTCAAGGGGGCTCTTCTGCCTGTTTTTCCAAAG GAATATCATTCAATTGCGCATTGTGCTGCCGGTGGCTGTTCTAGTATTGCAACATCCTTTGTTTTTACACCCAGTGAATGCATAAAACAACAAATGCAAGTGGGTTCCCATTATCAGAACTGCTG GAATGCTTTAGTAGGATGCCTCAAAAAGGGTGGCATTGCTTCATTATATGCTGGATGGGGTGCTGTTCTTTGCAGAAATATCCCACATTCCATAGTAAAG TTTTATGCCTATGAGAGTCTGAAGCAGTCTCTGTTGAAATCAGCACCTGATAGTGCCAAACTCAATTCTGGCCAAACG CTTTTATGCGGAGGTTTTGCTGGGTCAACTGCTGCTCTCTGTACAACTCCATTTGATGTTGTCAAGACACGAGTGCAATTACAG GCACTCAGCCCTGTTAGCAAGTATGATGGGGTGGTTCATGCACTAAAAGAAATTTTTCGGCATGAAGGCTTGTGTGGTCTTTACAG GGGTTTGACTCCAAGGCTGGCTATGTATATGTCTCAAGGTGCTATATTCTTTACGTCCTATGAGTTTCTCAATACATTGATGTTTCCTGAACCCAAAAAGGAGGTTCCTGCGAGGAGCTTTTGA
- the LOC136473778 gene encoding uncharacterized protein, whose protein sequence is MAAPTTAVDTTAPPPPPSAEPTAAPAPDQKVSPPTPHAPQSDAPAPAVAAPAPAPAPAPVPAPAPRKRKLEEAGFHTSEYYKIRAVVADLRVRFVQVYQATDFRNTDAAREILKEINVVMDLSKKMRLKLGATSEPVKPLEKPSAGFVKDELVKPSEKPSAGPVTEEPVKPPEKPSAGPVKDEPVKPPEKPSAEPVKNEPTEPAPAGENNQAPGVSQTTISPNNAGVGAPVVKHHKAQK, encoded by the exons ATGGCCGCTCCGACCACCGCCGTCGACACCACCGccccgcctcctcctccctcGGCAGAGCCCACGGCTGCACCCGCACCGGATCAAAAGGTCTCTCCTCCTACTCCTCATGCCCCTCAGTCAGATGCGCCTGCGCCCGCAGTGGccgcgcccgcgccagccccGGCTCCTGCGCCCGTGCCCGCGCCAGCGCCGAGGAAGCGGAAGCTCGAGGAAGCGGGGTTCCATACCTCCGAATACTATAAGATCCGTGCCGTCGTCGCCGACCTGCGTGTCCGCTTCGTCCAG GTTTACCAAGCTACTGATTTCCGCAACACCGATGCAGCTCGTGAGATTTTGAAAG AAATAAATGTGGTCATGGATCTATCCAAGAAAATGAGGCTCAAGCTTGGTGCTACTTCTGAGCCTGTGAAACCATTGGAGAAACCTTCAGCTGGATTTGTGAAGGATGAGCTTGTGAAACCATCAGAGAAGCCTTCAGCTGGACCTGTGACAGAAGAGCCTGTGAAACCACCAGAGAAGCCTTCAGCTGGACCTGTGAAGGACGAGCCTGTGAAACCACCAGAGAAGCCTTCTGCTGAACCTGTGAAAAATGAACCCACTGAGCCAGCTCCAGCTGGAGAAAACAATCAAGCTCCTGGGGTAAGCCAGACTACAATTTCTCCAAATAATGCAGGTGTTGGTGCACCAGTAGTCAAGCATCATAAGGCGCAGAAGTGA